A genome region from Erythrolamprus reginae isolate rEryReg1 chromosome 4, rEryReg1.hap1, whole genome shotgun sequence includes the following:
- the ANKRD49 gene encoding ankyrin repeat domain-containing protein 49, with translation MNESVMSADNNNTDEEGKDFIDSFNQLELLETHRHLIPRGTQSLWSGDSDEEDQEEKTEEWYQAQEKKLANSPDKLLLWAAEKNRLSTVQRLLSENLVSINVQDEDQYTPLHRAAYNGHMEVVRELIAHGANVHALTVDSWTPLHSACKWNNTKIASFLLQHGANVNAQTNGLLTPLHLAAGNRESKETLELLLMNQYLKPNLKNNLEETAYDIARRTDKYHYMFEIVEHCTNSVADS, from the exons ATGAATGAAAGCGTAATGTCAGCAGACAACAATAACACAGATGAAGAGGGAAAAGACTTTATTGACAGCTTTAACCAGCTTGAGCTACTGGAAACCCACCGGCATCTCATCCCAAGAGGAACACAGAGCCTTTGGTCCGGAGACTCTGACGAGGAAGACCAGGAAGAAAAAACAGAGGAATGGTACCAGGCTCAAGAGAAAAAGTTGGCAAACAGCCCAGATAAGCTTCTGCTTTGGGCAGCTGAAAAAAACAGG CTTAGCACAGTGCAGAGGCTCCTGTCTGAAAACCTTGTGTCTATAAACGTCCAGGACGAAGATCAGTACACTCCTCTTCACCGCGCCGCCTACAATGGACACATGGAAGTGGTGCGTGAGCTGATTGCTCACGGGGCCAACGTCCACGCGTTGACCGTGGATAGTTGGACCCCTCTGCACAGTGCTTGCAAATGGAACAACACCAAAATTGCCTCCTTCTTGCTCCAGCACGGGGCAAACGTCAACGCTCAGACCAACGGGTTGCTTACGCCTCTGCACTTAGCAGCCGGAAACCGAGAGAGCAAGGAGACCCTGGAACTGTTGCTCATGAATCAATACTTAAAGCCAAATCTCAAAAACAACTTGGAAGAGACGGCCTACGATATCGCCCGAAGGACTGATAAATACCACTATATGTTTGAAATCGTCGAACACTGCACAAACTCCGTCGCAGATTCTTAG